A stretch of Pleuronectes platessa chromosome 24, fPlePla1.1, whole genome shotgun sequence DNA encodes these proteins:
- the LOC128430962 gene encoding carboxy-terminal domain RNA polymerase II polypeptide A small phosphatase 1 — protein MDPSSVITQVNREEEASRAGAERGSSPSLSTKKPRSRGFFSSLFCCLCRDQPEPPPVNNNAPLLVEENGTVSKIQVKPLLPPLKSKDSGKICVVIDLDETLVHSSFKPVNNADFIIPVDIEGTVHQVYVLKRPHVDEFLKRMGELFECILFTASLAKYADPVSDLLDKRGVFRCRLFRESCVFHRGNYVKDLSRLGRDLNKVIIIDNSPASYVFHPDNAVPVVSWFDDMSDTELLDLLPFFERLSRVDNVYTVLQHQGPAS, from the exons gctcttctccgtctctctccacCAAGAAGCCGAGGAGCAGAGGTTTCTTCTCCAGCCTGTTCTGCTGCCTCTGCCGGGACCAGCCAGAACCCCCGCCGGTCAACAACAACGCCCCCCTTCTGGTGGAGGAGAACGGCACTGTCTCAAAG ATCCAGGTGAAGccgctgcttcctcctctgaagtCAAAAGACTCTGGAAAGATCTGTGTGGTCATAGATCTGGACGAGACGCTAGTCCACAGCTCCTTCAAG CCTGTGAACAACGCAGATTTCATCATTCCTGTGGACATAGAAGGAACCGTGCACCAG GTGTACGTCCTGAAGCGACCGCACGTCGACGAGTTCCTCAAAAGGATGGGAGAGCTGTTTGAGTGCATCCTGTTCACCGCCAGCTTAGCCAAG TACGCAGACCCTGTTTCCGACCTCCTGGACAAGCGGGGCGTCTTCCGCTGTCGCCTCTTCCGAGAGTCCTGCGTTTTCCACCGAGGAAACTACGTGAAGGACCTGAGCCGCCTGGGTCGCGACCTGAACAAGGTCATCATCATAGACAACTCCCCCGCCTCCTACGTCTTCCACCCCGACAACGCA GTGCCTGTGGTCTCGTGGTTCGACGACATGTCCGACACTGAGCTGCTGGACCTCCTCCCGTTCTTCGAGAGGCTGAGCAGAGTGGACAACGTCTACACGGTCCTCCAGCACCAGGGCCCAGCGAGCTAA